A stretch of Clostridium sp. BJN0001 DNA encodes these proteins:
- a CDS encoding 2-phosphosulfolactate phosphatase family protein gives MKIDIIISQDDIKEDKILKKTAVVIDMLRATSVIVTALYNGAKCVKPFLTIEEALNEAHKLKKDEYLLGGERNAVKIDGFDLSNSPLEYTVDKVKDKTVIMTTTNGTRTLTKCTKADKIITSAVINADASAKKIVEYNNDVVIVNAGTNGNFSMDDYICSGYIIDRILKINSDVELTDIAKTALIIYRSNKDILSFIKNAHHYGIMKKLKLDNDIEYCIKKDSINIVPEYKNGSIKIYK, from the coding sequence ATGAAAATCGATATTATAATTTCTCAAGATGATATAAAAGAAGATAAAATTTTAAAGAAAACAGCTGTTGTTATAGATATGTTAAGGGCAACATCGGTTATAGTAACAGCACTTTATAATGGGGCAAAATGTGTCAAACCTTTTCTTACAATTGAGGAGGCTTTAAATGAAGCACATAAATTAAAAAAAGATGAATATCTGCTTGGAGGAGAGAGAAATGCTGTAAAGATAGATGGCTTTGATCTTTCAAATTCTCCACTTGAATATACAGTAGATAAAGTAAAAGATAAAACAGTAATTATGACAACAACAAATGGCACAAGAACATTAACTAAATGTACAAAGGCAGATAAAATTATTACATCAGCAGTAATAAATGCTGATGCTTCAGCTAAAAAGATAGTAGAGTATAATAATGATGTTGTCATTGTTAATGCAGGAACTAATGGAAATTTTTCAATGGATGATTATATATGCAGTGGGTATATTATAGATAGAATTTTAAAGATAAATTCTGATGTGGAGCTTACAGATATAGCAAAAACTGCACTTATAATATATAGAAGCAATAAGGATATTTTAAGCTTTATAAAAAATGCTCATCATTATGGTATAATGAAAAAATTAAAATTAGATAATGATATAGAGTATTGTATAAAAAAGGACAGTATTAATATTGTTCCTGAATATAAAAATGGAAGCATAAAAATATATAAATAA
- a CDS encoding peptidoglycan-binding domain-containing protein, which yields MPSRGRLKIECFKGENYIPLDGCKVTIKGFENRQDIQVTTDSSGLTEEVELDAPPVEYSLNKDNEKQPYSVYDLVIEKDNFEPTMVKGCQIFADQLAIQPCYMNESESRQDQVIDILPNTLFGDYPPKIPEEEDKPLPPPSSGVVLQKPVVPGVITVHQGSPNDASAPNYTVPFKNYIKNVASCEIYSTWSESTIRANVFCIISFTLNRIYTEWYRGKGKRFDVTSSTAYDHAFNYGRNIYNSISVVVDELFSTYIKRVNRKQPLLTQYCDGKNVSCPTWLSQWGSKYLGDEGKVPYEILTYYYGDNIELVTAEQVEGSPESYPGYDLTVGSTGIAVSTIQNQLNAISKNYPLIPKVIADGNFGPKTAESVKVFQGVFNLPKTGVVDYATWYKISDVYVAVTKIAELRGRNNKNIFIPPSYSRNRSIKTPSIYY from the coding sequence ATGCCGAGCAGAGGAAGGCTTAAAATTGAATGTTTTAAAGGAGAAAATTATATACCTCTTGATGGATGCAAAGTAACTATTAAAGGATTTGAGAATCGTCAAGATATACAGGTTACTACAGATAGCAGCGGACTTACAGAAGAAGTTGAACTTGATGCTCCTCCTGTTGAATATTCTTTAAATAAAGATAATGAAAAGCAGCCATATTCAGTATATGACCTTGTTATAGAAAAAGATAATTTTGAACCTACAATGGTAAAAGGATGTCAGATATTTGCAGATCAGCTTGCTATTCAGCCTTGCTATATGAATGAATCAGAAAGTAGACAGGACCAAGTAATAGATATACTTCCAAATACTCTTTTTGGAGATTATCCTCCTAAAATACCAGAAGAAGAAGACAAGCCACTTCCACCTCCATCTTCAGGTGTAGTACTTCAAAAACCTGTTGTGCCAGGAGTTATTACAGTACATCAAGGAAGTCCTAATGACGCTTCTGCACCTAACTATACTGTACCATTTAAAAATTATATAAAAAATGTTGCATCATGTGAAATATATTCAACATGGTCTGAATCAACAATAAGAGCTAATGTATTCTGCATTATTTCATTTACTTTAAATAGGATATACACAGAGTGGTATAGAGGAAAAGGAAAGAGATTTGATGTTACAAGTTCTACTGCATATGATCATGCGTTTAATTATGGAAGAAATATTTATAACAGCATAAGTGTAGTTGTTGATGAATTATTTTCGACATATATAAAAAGAGTAAATAGAAAGCAGCCTTTACTTACACAGTATTGTGATGGAAAAAATGTAAGTTGTCCTACATGGCTTAGCCAATGGGGAAGTAAATACTTAGGCGATGAAGGAAAAGTACCATATGAAATACTTACTTATTATTATGGAGATAATATAGAACTTGTTACAGCAGAACAAGTTGAAGGAAGTCCTGAATCTTATCCTGGATATGATCTTACTGTAGGCTCAACTGGTATAGCAGTTAGCACAATACAAAATCAGCTTAATGCAATATCTAAAAATTATCCTCTTATTCCAAAAGTTATAGCAGATGGTAATTTTGGACCTAAAACAGCTGAATCTGTAAAGGTATTTCAAGGAGTATTTAATCTTCCTAAGACTGGAGTTGTCGATTATGCAACATGGTATAAAATTTCTGATGTTTATGTAGCTGTTACTAAAATTGCTGAACTTAGAGGAAGAAATAATAAAAATATATTTATTCCTCCATCATATAGTAGAAATAGATCTATAAAAACACCTAGTATTTATTATTAA
- a CDS encoding transporter, which translates to MKKYFTHIFHISTVFIGTIVGAGLASGKEISQFFTQYGTKSFLGIILCGIFYITICSLICKISICYNLNSYSDLINKISSGILSKITTAVTTLFLISSASIILAGSGALLNQFFGFPKVVGALLMIFISLLFLLKGTDGLIEVNSFIVPGLISIITIITVLYLLLCRDSISLSNLNAYPQKQGLFFSVILYAGYNTLSASGVLVPLSIKIKNVKTMIVGVIVGSIILTLLCTAINLLLTINQPYIYKLEIPLLFVVNRFGSIIQATLLVIILLEMFSTEVSDIFSISKSISQIINISYKKTTFIIIFISFIISLFGFGTLISKLYPLFGALSLFFIGQCIVFFIKHRVIIIKNI; encoded by the coding sequence GTGAAAAAGTATTTTACACATATATTTCATATATCGACAGTTTTCATAGGTACAATAGTTGGTGCAGGGCTTGCATCTGGAAAAGAAATTTCTCAATTTTTCACTCAATATGGAACAAAAAGCTTCTTAGGAATTATATTATGTGGAATATTTTACATTACAATATGTTCCTTAATATGTAAAATAAGTATCTGCTATAATCTTAATTCATATAGTGACCTTATTAACAAAATAAGTTCTGGTATATTAAGTAAAATTACTACTGCTGTAACTACTTTATTTTTAATTTCAAGTGCTTCAATAATACTTGCAGGAAGTGGTGCACTTTTAAATCAATTTTTTGGGTTTCCTAAAGTTGTAGGAGCGCTTCTTATGATTTTTATTTCCTTACTATTTCTTCTAAAAGGTACTGACGGATTAATCGAGGTAAATTCATTTATCGTTCCTGGACTTATCTCTATTATTACAATTATCACTGTGCTTTACTTATTATTATGCAGAGACTCTATATCACTTTCTAATTTAAATGCTTATCCTCAAAAACAAGGTTTATTTTTTTCAGTAATTTTATATGCAGGATATAATACGCTTTCTGCATCAGGAGTTTTAGTACCTTTAAGTATCAAGATAAAAAATGTAAAGACAATGATTGTAGGAGTTATTGTAGGCTCAATTATATTAACTCTTTTATGCACTGCAATAAATCTTCTTCTGACAATAAATCAGCCATATATATATAAATTAGAAATACCTCTTTTATTTGTAGTAAATAGATTTGGAAGTATAATTCAGGCTACTCTTTTAGTTATTATTCTTCTTGAGATGTTTTCTACAGAAGTTTCAGATATATTTTCAATAAGTAAATCAATATCCCAAATTATAAATATATCTTACAAAAAAACTACATTTATAATAATATTCATATCATTTATTATTTCTCTCTTTGGGTTTGGGACTCTTATTTCAAAATTATATCCTCTTTTTGGCGCATTAAGTCTCTTCTTTATAGGACAATGTATTGTATTCTTTATAAAACATAGAGTAATAATAATAAAAAACATTTAA
- a CDS encoding radical SAM protein: MNALDNCRLCSRDCKVNRNKNELGYCKAGNEIKIARAALHMWEEPPISKGNGSGAVFFSYCNFNCVFCQNHEISHDNKGKIVSEEKLAEIFLNLQKQKANNINLVTPTQYVPKIIEALKIAKKNGLNIPILYNTNGYDSIETLKSLEGYIDVYLPDFKYFDDKYALKYSKVENYQKNALNAIDEMVRQVGKPVFDKNGLMKKGVIVRHLMLPGLLFDSKKVLDTLYNRYGDNIFISIMNQYIPLFDAKKYPEINKKLNPKHYDAIINYALTLGIKNGFIQDEGTANTSYIPEFNLNGVD, from the coding sequence ATGAACGCTTTAGATAATTGTAGATTATGCAGTAGAGACTGCAAAGTTAATAGAAATAAAAATGAACTTGGATATTGCAAAGCAGGAAATGAAATAAAAATAGCAAGAGCTGCACTTCATATGTGGGAAGAGCCTCCTATCTCTAAAGGTAATGGTTCTGGTGCAGTTTTCTTTTCATACTGCAACTTTAATTGTGTATTTTGCCAAAATCATGAAATAAGTCATGATAATAAAGGCAAAATAGTATCTGAAGAAAAACTTGCTGAAATATTTTTAAATCTTCAGAAACAGAAGGCTAATAATATAAATTTAGTTACTCCAACCCAATATGTTCCTAAAATAATAGAAGCACTTAAAATAGCTAAAAAAAATGGTCTTAATATCCCTATTTTATATAATACAAATGGATATGACAGCATAGAAACTCTTAAATCATTAGAAGGATATATAGACGTATATCTTCCTGATTTTAAATATTTTGATGATAAATACGCATTAAAATATTCTAAAGTAGAAAATTATCAAAAAAATGCATTAAACGCTATTGATGAAATGGTAAGACAGGTCGGAAAACCTGTTTTTGATAAAAATGGACTTATGAAAAAAGGAGTAATTGTGCGACATCTTATGCTTCCAGGACTTTTATTTGATTCTAAAAAGGTACTTGATACTCTCTATAATAGATATGGTGACAATATCTTTATAAGTATAATGAATCAATATATTCCATTATTTGATGCTAAAAAGTATCCTGAAATAAATAAAAAACTTAATCCAAAGCATTATGATGCAATAATTAACTATGCTCTTACTCTTGGAATAAAAAATGGGTTTATCCAAGATGAAGGGACTGCAAACACATCTTATATTCCAGAATTTAATTTAAACGGAGTAGATTAA
- a CDS encoding NAD(P)-dependent oxidoreductase has protein sequence MRKIYKIWIVGSEGEVAKEIMKLIDSREVNMLSTDYEEVDITDIDSALAYCYLNQPDAIVNCAGLTDFNECEKNPLKAYKINAIGARNLAICSRRIGARMVQVSTSMIFDGNKEDRYTEFDKPNPQSIFAKSKFEGENFVKSMCSKYFIVRPGLLYSSNKGFLKSILDSEKFIASDDINFSPISVEEFAKFVVTLVNTAEYGVYHVPYSNECTEHEFVEEVKKVFKKDISIENGENNLIGQVSNSVLDSIMLNMLDIYNFDSWKEDLLRYAYSCNRK, from the coding sequence ATGAGAAAAATTTACAAAATATGGATAGTGGGCTCTGAGGGCGAAGTTGCAAAAGAAATTATGAAACTTATAGACAGCAGAGAAGTTAATATGCTTAGTACAGATTATGAAGAAGTTGATATAACAGATATAGATTCTGCACTTGCATATTGTTATTTAAATCAGCCTGATGCGATAGTTAATTGTGCAGGACTTACTGATTTTAACGAGTGTGAAAAGAATCCTTTAAAAGCGTATAAAATAAATGCAATAGGGGCTAGAAATCTTGCTATATGTTCAAGAAGAATAGGTGCTAGAATGGTTCAAGTTTCCACTTCTATGATTTTTGATGGAAACAAGGAGGATAGATATACTGAATTTGATAAACCAAATCCACAGTCTATTTTTGCAAAATCAAAGTTTGAAGGAGAAAATTTTGTAAAAAGTATGTGTAGTAAGTATTTTATAGTACGTCCAGGATTACTTTATTCTTCAAACAAAGGATTTTTGAAAAGTATATTAGATTCTGAGAAATTTATAGCTTCAGATGATATAAACTTTTCTCCAATAAGTGTTGAAGAATTTGCAAAATTTGTAGTTACTCTTGTGAATACTGCAGAATATGGAGTATATCATGTACCATATTCAAATGAATGTACAGAGCATGAGTTTGTAGAAGAAGTAAAAAAAGTCTTTAAGAAAGACATAAGTATAGAAAATGGTGAAAATAATTTAATTGGGCAGGTATCAAATAGTGTATTAGATAGCATTATGCTAAATATGCTTGATATTTATAATTTTGATTCATGGAAAGAAGATCTTTTAAGATATGCTTATAGTTGTAATAGAAAGTGA
- a CDS encoding TIGR01212 family radical SAM protein (This family includes YhcC from E. coli K-12, an uncharacterized radical SAM protein.): MCTLWNKKRYYNLNYFLRNKFGEKVFKISLDGGFSCPNRDGTISTKGCIFCSEKGSGDYAGNRCNSISKQFQDVKKMMKHKWKSGKYIAYFQAYTNTYAPVSELKRKYEEALSQEGVVGLAIATRPDCLSDDVLDLLEDLNSKTYLWIELGLQTINEKTALLINRGYKLDIFDEAAEKLKKRNIDFVTHAIFGLPGESKEDMLNTVKYIGSSGAKGIKIHLLHLLKNTPMVKLYDEGRLKFLTKEEYIDIVTEAISILPQDIVLHRLTGDAPRDLLIGPMWSLKKWEVLNAIDNTLEENNIYQGRNFK, from the coding sequence ATGTGTACATTATGGAACAAAAAGAGATATTATAACCTTAATTATTTCCTGAGAAATAAATTTGGAGAGAAAGTATTTAAAATATCTCTAGACGGAGGATTTTCTTGTCCTAATAGGGATGGAACTATAAGCACAAAAGGATGTATTTTCTGTAGTGAAAAAGGATCTGGAGACTATGCTGGAAATAGATGCAATTCAATTTCAAAGCAGTTTCAAGATGTAAAAAAGATGATGAAACATAAATGGAAAAGTGGAAAATATATTGCATACTTTCAAGCTTATACAAATACATATGCTCCAGTTTCAGAACTGAAAAGAAAATATGAAGAAGCACTAAGTCAAGAAGGGGTAGTGGGGCTTGCAATAGCAACAAGACCTGATTGTCTTTCAGATGATGTTTTAGACCTTTTAGAAGATTTAAATAGTAAGACATATTTATGGATTGAACTTGGACTTCAAACTATAAATGAAAAAACAGCACTTCTAATTAATAGAGGATATAAACTTGATATATTTGATGAGGCGGCAGAAAAACTAAAAAAAAGAAATATAGATTTTGTTACTCATGCTATATTTGGACTGCCAGGAGAAAGTAAAGAAGATATGCTAAATACAGTAAAGTATATAGGCTCTTCTGGTGCAAAAGGAATAAAAATTCATTTACTTCATCTTTTAAAAAATACTCCAATGGTAAAATTATATGATGAAGGCAGATTAAAGTTTTTAACTAAAGAAGAATACATAGATATAGTTACAGAGGCTATATCAATTCTTCCACAGGATATAGTTCTTCATAGGCTTACAGGAGATGCACCAAGAGATCTTTTAATAGGACCTATGTGGAGCCTTAAAAAGTGGGAAGTATTAAATGCTATAGATAATACACTTGAAGAAAATAACATTTATCAAGGAAGGAATTTTAAATGA
- a CDS encoding dicarboxylate/amino acid:cation symporter, whose amino-acid sequence MKKKKLGLTTLIFISLLLGALTGIILHYFIADGMVKDIIVNNVFYIIGNAFLHAMQMLVVPLVFCSLVCGSMAIGDTKKLGKVGFKIILMYLVTTAVAITVALSIAAAINPGIGLDISSVSTSQTTVPDSKSFADVILDIVPTNPIKSLAEGNMLQIIFFALITGVILAKIEDRVQKVSRFFSEFNEVMMHMTILVMKTAPLGVFCLIAKTFSGIGFNAFLPMLKYMLSVFLALGVQCFIVYMILLKGFTGLSPIKFIKKFLPVMGFAFSTATSNATIPLSIETLKNKMGVSKKISSFTIPLGATINMDGTAIMQGVAVIFVAQAFGIHLDFSDYITVIATATLASVGTAGVPSVGLITLSMVFQTVGLPVEGIALIMGIDRILDMSRTAVNITGDAVCTTIIAKQDKSINTEVFNNMSNIK is encoded by the coding sequence ATGAAAAAGAAAAAATTGGGGCTTACAACATTAATATTTATAAGTCTTCTATTAGGGGCTTTGACAGGAATAATTCTACATTATTTTATTGCTGATGGAATGGTAAAAGATATTATTGTAAATAATGTATTTTATATTATTGGAAATGCATTTTTACATGCAATGCAGATGCTTGTTGTTCCTCTTGTATTCTGTTCACTTGTATGTGGCAGTATGGCAATAGGGGATACTAAAAAGCTTGGAAAAGTTGGATTTAAGATAATACTTATGTATCTTGTTACTACTGCTGTAGCTATTACTGTTGCATTAAGTATTGCAGCAGCAATTAATCCAGGAATAGGGCTTGATATATCTTCAGTATCAACATCTCAAACTACAGTACCTGATTCTAAATCTTTTGCAGATGTAATTCTTGATATAGTACCAACTAATCCTATAAAATCTTTAGCAGAGGGTAATATGCTTCAGATAATATTTTTTGCACTTATCACAGGAGTAATACTTGCTAAAATTGAGGATAGAGTTCAGAAAGTATCAAGATTTTTTTCTGAATTTAATGAAGTAATGATGCATATGACAATATTAGTTATGAAAACTGCACCTTTAGGAGTTTTTTGTCTTATTGCAAAAACATTTTCAGGTATAGGATTTAATGCATTTTTACCGATGCTTAAATATATGCTTTCTGTATTTTTAGCTTTAGGAGTTCAGTGTTTTATTGTATATATGATTTTATTAAAAGGATTTACAGGATTAAGTCCTATAAAATTTATAAAAAAGTTTCTTCCTGTTATGGGTTTTGCATTTTCAACAGCAACATCAAATGCAACAATACCTTTATCTATTGAGACTTTAAAAAATAAGATGGGTGTATCAAAGAAAATATCATCATTCACAATACCTCTTGGTGCTACCATAAATATGGATGGAACAGCAATTATGCAAGGGGTTGCAGTAATATTTGTTGCTCAAGCATTTGGAATACATCTTGATTTCTCAGATTATATAACTGTAATTGCAACAGCTACTCTTGCATCTGTTGGAACTGCAGGAGTACCAAGTGTAGGACTTATTACGTTATCTATGGTATTTCAAACAGTTGGACTTCCAGTTGAAGGAATTGCACTTATAATGGGAATAGACAGAATACTTGATATGTCAAGAACAGCAGTAAATATTACAGGAGATGCTGTATGCACAACAATTATTGCAAAGCAGGATAAATCCATTAACACCGAAGTATTTAATAACATGAGTAATATAAAATAA